A DNA window from Gorilla gorilla gorilla isolate KB3781 chromosome 19, NHGRI_mGorGor1-v2.1_pri, whole genome shotgun sequence contains the following coding sequences:
- the CCT5 gene encoding T-complex protein 1 subunit epsilon translates to MASMGTLAFDEYGRPFLIIKDQDRKSRLMGLEALKSHIMAAKAVANTMRTSLGPNGLDKMMVDKDGDVTVTNDGATILSMMDVDHQIAKLMVELSKSQDDEIGDGTTGVVVLAGALLEEAEQLLDRGIHPIRIADGYEQAARVAIEHLDKISDSVLVDIKDTEPLIQTAKTTLGSKVVNSCHRQMAEIAVNAVLTVADMERRDVDFELIKVEGKVGGRLEDTKLIKGVIVDKDFSHPQMPKKVEDAKIAILTCPFEPPKPKTKHKLDVTSVEDYKALQKYEKEKFEEMIQQIKETGANLAICQWGFDDEANHLLLQNNLPAVRWVGGPEIELIAIATGGRIVPRFSELTAEKLGFAGLVQEISFGTTKDKMLVIEQCKNSRAVTIFIRGGNKMIIEEAKRSLHDALCVIRNLIRDNRVVYGGGAAEISCALAVSQEADKCPTLEQYAMRAFADALEVIPMALSENSGMNPIQTMTEVRARQVKEMNPALGIDCLHKGTNDMKQQHVIETLIGKKQQISLATQMVRMILKIDDIRKPGESEE, encoded by the exons ATGGCGTCCATGGGGACCCTCGCCTTCGATGAATATGGGCGCCCTTTCCTCATCATCAAGGATCAGGACCGCAAGTCCCGTCTTATGGGACTTGAGGCCCTCAAG TCTCATATAATGGCAGCAAAGGCTGTAGCAAATACAATGAGAACATCACTTGGACCAAATG GGCTTGATAAGATGATGGTGGATAAGGATGGAGATGTGACTGTAACTAATGATGGGGCCACCATCTTAAGCATGATGGATGTTGATCATCAGATTGCCAAGCTGATGGTGGAACTGTCCAAGTCTCAGGATGATGAAATTGGAGATGGAACCACAGGAGTGGTTG TCCTGGCTGGTGCCTTGTTAGAAGAAGCGGAGCAATTGCTAGACCGAGGAATTCACCCAATCAGAATAGCCGATGGCTATGAGCAGGCTGCTCGCGTTGCTATTGAACACCTGGACAAGATCAGCGATAGCGTCCTTGTTGACATAAAGGACACCGAACCCCTGATTCAGACAGCAAAAACCACACTGGGCTCCAAAGT GGTCAACAGTTGTCACCGACAGATGGCTGAGATTGCTGTGAATGCCGTCCTCACTGTAGCAGATATGGAGCGGAGAGACGTTGACTTTGAGCTTATCAAAGTAGAAGGCAAAGTGGGCGGCAGGCTGGAGGACACTAAACTGATTAAGGGCGTGATTGTGGACAAGGATTTCAGTCACCCACAGATGCCAAAA AAAGTGGAAGATGCAAAGATTGCAATTCTCACATGTCCATTTGAACCacccaaaccaaaaacaaagcaTAAGCTGGATGTGACCTCTGTCGAAGATTATAAAGCCCTTCAGAAATACGAAAAGGAGAAATTTGAAGAGATGATTCAACAA ATTAAAGAGACTGGTGCTAACCTAGCAATTTGTCAGTGGGGCTTTGATGATGAAGCAAATCACTTACTTCTTCAGAACAACTTGCCTGCGGTTCGCTGGGTAGGAGGACCTGAAATTGAG CTGATTGCCATCGCAACAGGAGGGCGGATCGTCCCCAGGTTCTCAGAACTCACAGCCGAGAAGCTGGGCTTTGCTGGTCTTGTACAGGAGATCTCATTTGGGACAACTAAGGATAAAATGCTGGTCATCGAGCAGTGTAAGAACTCCAGAGCTGTAACCATTTTTATTAGAGGAGGAAATAAGATG ATCATTGAGGAGGCGAAACGATCCCTTCACGATGCTTTGTGTGTCATCCGGAACCTCATCCGCGATAATCGTGTGGTGTATGGAGGAGGGGCTGCTGAGATATCCTGTGCCCTGGCAGTTAGCCAAGAGGCGGATAAG TGCCCCACCTTAGAACAGTATGCCATGAGAGCGTTTGCCGACGCACTGGAGGTCATCCCCATGGCCCTTTCTGAAAACAGTGGCATGAATCCCATCCAGACTATGACCGAAGTCCGAGCCAGACAGGTGAAGGAGATGAACCCTGCTCTTGGCATCGACTGTTTGCACAAGGGGACAAATG ATATGAAGCAACAGCATGTCATAGAAACCTTGATTGGCAAAAAGCAACAGATATCTCTTGCAACACAAATGGTTAGAATGATTTTGAAGATTGATGACATTCGTAAGCCTGGAGAATCTGAAGAATGA